tatatacttgggtagtaaataatttttttcgCAACATGATATGATTGCTAGCCAATTTTACGTTAGTACTTCTCCCACTTGATTGTTATAtaccattcttttttttttttttaaacgtatctatcacttaaacaaattattctcacgaagggtaggtaagtgtttaggtttatggctaggtaaattaTGGGTGCCAAGGAAATAAGGGGTATAAAtgaaggctcaaattggtttcaaagggaAAATTTAAAGTGAGGTTGGTTAAGGTTAAAAATGTGGGTTTAAAATtcgaagaatgccttaatcatttctcttttcaagtgAATGCTAAAATTTCGCCTCGAAATGTCTAGAAggcttgttctaggattggtgagacacaattagttatttcttactctagagttttctttaagcactcaaaactcaatgtaattaattgggtggcccttggctaagaagatataaacctagATAAGAATCTCATAACCTCATACCAATccggaactttcaatccatcaaacccatctagaggtaagctcaattgcttttcaaaatgattctcaatcttctaagaattaggtaaaaatttatttatttatatttttttttatatatgcatgattcctaaaatgaaagcaaaaattaaataaaaaaaatgaaataaaaactatacataatctatatgatatctatatgcaagtgtatatatttacatggtgtaggtgtatggtgtatgtgaactaagtaactaagtataaatgaaatgcaatttaagtaatgtaaataaaaaagattaaaaattttgcaaaaattttgccctcccccaaactcaaatgagacaATATCCTCATTGGCTTAAATGAATACAAAGATAGACAAACAGTAAATAAACTAATCAACTCATACAATATGTATAATTGGAAATTAAAGCTAAATAAGAacaattaattcaaaattaagcTCAAAATAATATGAACAATGTAGCTCGAAGAAAATATGTGCAAAAGTATCCCAATTATATCAAATTAAATGGAAGTGAGTGAGGTGAAAAAGGGAAAAGTGAATtggaaaattttagatttttttttggtttttaggTGAACATGTGTGCTGATTAAgtaacatgaggcatgttgaagTAAAGGTAAATTGGCATGTCTTGTGCTGGATGCTGAtcaactgacactgggtactaacATGGGGCATGTCATGCCCCTTGAAAATTTTGGTGGGTTTCAAAAATTTTGCAATTTTAAGCAATTCAAATAGCTCACATGATAGCATAACCCTTAATACGAGGTATGTCATACTCAATGCTATCAGACCTGATATAAAACTCAAGATTTCACTCTAAAAACCCAAAATTCTAAAAATACTATACTAAAGAGCAACCAAATCAGTATGAATTATTTTCCAAAACACTTCAAAATATATCTCAACCATAATTCACACCTCAAAACACAAAAGTTTAACTCAATATCATATATTGTCAACCCATATGCTCATACCATCAAAGCATATTCAATACATTCAATAAAAGTCAAGAAAGTACTGTTTACATGAAAAAAATATGCAGCAAACTCAATCTTTAATGCATGCTTGACACTTAAAATAACAAAAATCAATACCTTGACACTATATTAAATTTCCACCAAATTAACACTTCAAAACACATATATCAACTAAACTTTCTTATTTCATCAAAGTATATTCAACCTAATAGCAATTtggcattaaaaaaaataatatttacaatgAGATAAAAGTGCAGAATACTTCACCAAACAGCAGTTACCCTTCCTTCTTGTAGCATATTATTAACTCCAAATTATAGCAATCATCCCTTCAAGATTAACAAATTTAAAATAAGCTGAATTGGCCAATCTAACACATATAAACATAGCTAAAATACTGAAATAAGccaaaattaaatataaacaTGTTAAGCATCATTGCATAATCCTAGAGCAAAATTTAATCCTTATCATCAATTTCTCTCAACtaaattttctgatttcattCTAGCTCAAGCAACACATCATTATGGCAAaaaatttactgtttatcaacaaattaaaaaaaaacacagAAAACTTCTCCTAAATCAACAATATAGTTTTCTTTGCAGTAATTTCCAAAACATCTAATCTTTGCATTTTGCCTACAAACCAAAAATTAGACAAATATCAAAATTTGAGTTATAAGGgatgaaataagaaaaagaaaattaacaaaCTACTAAAAATAAACtttgttgcctcccaagaagtgctaatttaaggtcattagcttgaccccttttcAGTTCATGGTGGTTGGAATTGGAAAGTGTTGCCTCCCTTCTCAACAGGTGATGCAATAAATTTGTACTTCAACTTTttcccattaagtatgaaaacacCTGTTGCTTTGTTTAGAATCCCAACCATACCTTGCAAATTACTCTTACAAACTTGATATGAACCTTTTACTTTGAGTTGTTTAGATGGAGCCTTAAGTTTTACTCTTGGAGTTTCATTCTTATCAAAAGGAAGTGGCAAAGGAGACTTTTTGTTTCACACTGTATGCTGATTACACTAAGAATGAAGAGTAATTTGACTTCCCTCCAACTTAATATCTTAATTCTAGTATCATTTTCTATAACATCCACCCTATAGCAAGAATTTACCACAGCCGATTCCTTGGAATCTTGGAATAAATTGAATTCTATTTCCTCTTCTCCCACTTTCAACTTTAATTTCCCATTCTTTACATCTATATTAGCTCCTGCAGTAGCCAAAAATGGTCTTCCAAGTATGATGGGTGTtcttacatcctcctccatctctagAACTGCAAAATCCACAGGAATAAAAAATTTTCCACCCTTCaatggcacattctccaaaatttcCACTGGATATTTAATAGATCTATTAGCTAGTTGCAAAGAAATGGTGGTGGGCTTCAAATCTCCTACCTTCAACTTTTCACAAATGGAGAGTGGCATCAAACTTACACTAGCTCCAAGATCACACAATGCCTTTTCAATACTTGTCTCTCCAATGTGACATGGAATAGAGAAACTTCCTGGCTCCTTCAATTTTGGTGGAAGTTTATTTTGTAAGAGAGCACTACACTCCTTTGTTAATGCCAAAGTTTCATAATCGTCTAATCTCCTCTTGTTTGACAAAATTTCTTTCAGAAACTTAACATATGAGGGCATTTGAGAAATTACATCTATAAATGGAATGTTGATGTATAATTTCTTTAAaacttccaaaaatttcccaaattgcttatccagCTTTGCTTTCTGAAACCTCTGAGTATATAGCAATGGTGGCTTGTATGGTGGTGGAGGCACAtacttttcctcttcttctttttcaacttCCTTCTTCTTGTTTGCTTCCTCATTAACTTCATCATGATTCGAAGTGAATTCATTCTTGTCTttatcttctttcttcttttcctcttctaCCTCATCTATCTCTTCTTCTCCCACAATTTTCCCACTCCTTAGGATCACTGCATTGCAATATTCTCTAGGATTCTCTGGTTGACTTAGAAGTTTCCCTTGTGCTTTGCTAGAAGAACTTGCTTATTGAGCTATTTGGTTTTTTAACATCCTGTTATGAGTGGCAAGTTGGTCTATCCTTGAAGTTAATTGTTGAATCATTTCTCCTTATTTTTGTTGAGCAGTTAAGAAATTCGCCATCATAGACTTAAAAATTCAATCTTGGTCTTAAGACTGAACTGGTGGTTGTGGAATAGGTGCATTTTGATTCCTTTGTGATGGAAATCCAGGTGGTACTCTGTTTTGCTGAAAATTCTACTATTGTTGCTGAAAATTAGGAGGTTGTTGATAATTCTGTTGCTGCCCTTGTCGACCTCCCCAAGAAAAGTTAGGGTGGTTCCTCCATGCTGGATTATATGCAGCAGAAAAAGGATTACCAACTGGTTTCTAATTATAATTCCCAACAAAATCAACTTGCTCATTTCCAAACTCTTACCTATAGGAAGGAAAATCATTGATACAATGTATATTTCCCGCACCAACATCTTCTGTATGACTAGATCCTCCAATTGGTGAGTCAACCTTCATGCTTAACTTATCCATTTTTCTCGTcaaagcatcaaatttggcattgaacatACTCATGGCATCTAATTCATATACACCAGCTGGTGGcttcttcatttcatttctttcatagctccattgataattgttgtaagcaattttatccaatgctgaataagcttcatcttctgacttctccataagatcacctcctgaagatgcatcaattatacttctaattgctggagaaacaccattgtagaaatgttgaactagcatccatttagggattccatgatgtggacatctcctttaaagatccttatatctctcccaagcttcataaagactctcatcatcccttggtctgaaagaagttaattcatttctcaattttgcagtcttgctaggaggaaagtattgagccAAGAAAGCTTATGACAACTCATCCCAAGTAGTTATTGAACCCGGAGGTAATGAATGCAACCACTCCCTAACAcgatccttcaaagaaaaaggaaataatctcagCCGGATGGCATCATCTGACACTCCATTAATCTTCAGCATGTCACTAATCTCAAGAAAATGTGCAAGGTGCACATGTGGACTCTCAGTAGGACCTCCCCCAAACTGTGATTATTGAACCATTTGACAAAGTGAGGGCTTCAACTCAAAGTTGTTTGCTTCCACTCTAGGCCTTGTAATACTCAGTCTAAAATCTCCAAAactaggaaaagcatgatccttaaTTGATTGGTTGTTGTTGTTTGCCATAGCTTCTATCATTTGTTGCTCTTGATGTTGCTCTTGATGTTGCTTTTGCTGTCTTTGAATTATGAGTTCAGCTTTTCTTCTTTTAGactctgctcttaaagctttagctgtcttttcaatctcaagatcaaaaattaaatcaatttttgcactttttgttcttctcatATAAAAGATATATACCTGAAAAACCAAAATAAGAATatctcaaagtaaaatgataaagaaaagaaattaaaataaaaaataaaatgcccaaattaaccaaataaTCAATCGTCTAATATCAAACAAAACAAATCCCCGGCAACAGCGTCAAAAATTTGATTGCGTACTCCACAAGTATATGGGTTGTTCAAGTAGTAAAAGAAAATATATCATCCCACAGAGATTTATTGTTTGAGTACTAAACTATAAAAGTCATTATTATTTGGGCTATCGATAATTTGTACCGAAAATAGAGTAAGAGATACAgcaaattaaattagaaaaataaggaaattataatgaattaagcaattaaaattctaagcactatactaatttactaaaattttagcaagtgacaaaagatttaattaattaatggtaaaaattgattccagagttgaggttcatgaagtaaatttcattgggatttggataggcaaagccaagattaagggaaatacaagtttgaaggaagttgattctcatttcctttaatttttctttcaagcAAACaaaagagtgttttaaaggaaactaaaacccattctcatgcgatgtttaattacctAAAGCCCTTTAAGCAtgttaatcaacttgaaattcctcttaacccactagtttatttctaacactaggtgattaagttcattatcttgattatctattatagattttcacctctcggtccttcaatctaagattaagaacaaaacccaaagggtaccaagaatgggtatgtaaataagcacacaagataagaatcaaagcttatatatactaaaatctggttaaaaccagtttaaatccacaaataaaacttaaatcattgcactcaactctgaaatcttaagtatctactcactcatgcttgtatttacaagtagaaaatatgaaatagagcaagaaaacatgaaaataaaactaaaaataaaagaacccataagaagaaaatccaaatctctgaaaatggaagCTAGAAAACGTCACTCTGCTGGTGTTCTTCCTCCAAAAATGGCATGGTTCcctctttcctttctcttttgatttttctctctctttcttcttatggtaaaaatgagaatatgatgcttatatatccccttaacatttgccctaaaaatagtctctaaagggataaagacaaaaggtgtaaaaagagaaaatttttctatGTCAGCAAATATGCCAGcgccatcccacatgcctcatgttgattcaagTTATTtttaacatgcctcatgttgattcagaggaagagcctttagattctgcacAACCAGCTACACGGGGCATGAGGGAGTCCCTGAAACTTTCGGCGTGTTTtgctctaaaatctctgtttacacGACCCGCTACACGGGGCATATTAAAGTCCATGAAACTTTCGATGTGTTTTATTCCGAAATCTCTATTTACATGACCCAGtgtgaatttacatgcctcatgtggattcctgctggctaactcttatcttcacatggccctcaacacggggcatgttgaGGCCCTTAAAAGTCTCGGCTGGTCTTCTCCTTTAAGCGAATTATCTTCATTTTTCACACTACTTTAAGCgtccaaatcactttgaatttcttctatatggacctttttgcctttaaaccttattaaaacctatcaaaaacattaaaattccaaaaatcaaatataatgaaactaaaattaaaaattaactaaaataagcattaaaagcataaaattactaaactaaaatggcaaaatggatgcaaaactatcctaaaatatctatataaaatgGGTTTATCAGTAGTTACAGCAGCTATCATAGCTAAGTTGAAAGATCCATTGGAGGTAGTGGATCATGCTAGACGTTTGGGGGCTTATGACGTTGAGGGTTCTTTTGATGCTGATGTTGCAGATAAATGGTTGAAAAGAGTTATAAAAGTAtttgatttgatgaaattgaCAAATGCAGATAGAATGGATAATATACATGGGTTGTTACAGGGTAAGGCAGATAGTTGGTTTGATGGTATACATCACAGAATTAGATCTGATTTGACTCTGGACAAATTTATGATTGAGTTTCGCCAAGAGTATCTGATAAAAAGTTATAGAAAAGGAAAGCAAGATGCCTTCTTCAGGTTATTTGAGGGTAGTCTCTCAGTAAGGGAGTATGTTGATCAGTTTGAGGATCTTTATGGTTTTGTTTTAGACATCTTGCCTTCTGAAGAAGCTAAATGTGATAGGTTGAGGCAAGGTTTACATGTTGGCATTAGGTCTTCCATGACTTGGTTCAGAGGTAGTAATTTTCATGAATTAGTGGAAGTAGCTTTGAACGTTGAAAAAGTGAGACAAGAAGAGAAAGAATATGAGCAGAAAATGAGTAGGAAGCATGGGCAGAGTTCTTCACAAGGGTTCAGGGAGAGACCAGCTAAAAGAGGGGGTAGTTCATCTCAGTCTAGAACTGATTATGGTGGCAGTGGCCAGGGTTCTTATATGAGTATAGAACAGCAGCCTTCTCGATTTCAAGCTAGTCAAGGTTCAGTGGCACAGTCAGTGGGCAGTTCCTTTGGGGCACAGAGACAAAGACAGGGACAAGAAGATAATTTTGGGTTTGAACAGAAAAAAGAGAACTTTTCCTCAGTGTGCCACCTATGGTAAGTACCATAATGGGGAGTGTAGAAGGTTTGATCGAGGTTGCTTTAAGTGTGGTGCTCCATGACACTTTAAGAGGGATTGCCCTTTACTTGTGACTAAAGATAGTGGTTTTGGTTATGGATCGATGACACCTTAGAATCCACAGATTGGTCCAGCACTAGCACGACGTAAACCTACAACAAAAACGAGACTTAGTGAAAGTAAGACTACAGGGGCAACTTCATCAGCTCAGTCTAAACCCACAACACAACTTGGTAGGCCTCGCACTCAAGCCAGAGTCTTTGCTATGACACAGTAGGAGGCAACAACATCTCTAGAAGTTGTGACGAGTATGTTGACCATATTTGGTAGAGATGCACGCATTCTTATAGACCTTGGGTCCACTCATTCCTTTGCGTCTCAATCATTTTCTATGCATGATGATAGAGAATTGAAACCTCTAGATTGTGGATTATTTATGGGTACACCAGTTGGGAATTATATTATATGTGAGCATGTGTACAAGGATTGTGTTGTTAAATTGGGTGATCATGAGTTACTAGCAGACTTGATTCCTTTACATCTTCAGGATATTGATGTTAtcctaggcatggattggttatccTGTCACCATGCCACAGTAGATTGTTTTGAGAAGACAGTGATGTTTGATTGCCATAGGGGGCCCAAGTTTATCTTTCATGGAGCAAGGTGTTCTTTTCCTTCCTCTGTGATTTCTGCTATGACTGCCAGGAAGATGCTTAGGAAGGGTTGTCAAGCATACCTAGcttatgtggttgatactagcctAAAAGTGCCTAAGTTAGAGGACATTCCAATTGTGTGTGAGTTTCCTGATGTTTTCCTTGATGAACTTCTGGGATTACCTCCTGATAGGGAGATGAGTTCTTCTTTGATTTGAATCCTAGTACAGCCCCTATCTTAATGGCATCATATTGAATGACTCCAGCAGAATTGAGAGAGTTAAAAGTACAATTACAAGAATtggttgataagggctttataagGCCTAGTGTATCACCTTAGGGAGCTCTTGTTTTATTTGTGAAGGAAAAGGATGGCACTCTAAGGTTATGTACTGATTATAGGTAGTTAAATTGAGTCACAGTGCAGAATAAGTATCCTTTGCCCGCATTGATGATCTCTTCGATCAGCTCCAAGGTGCTAAggtgttttccaagattgatttgcggtctgggtatcatcaattgaagaTCAAGGAGTTTGATGTACCTAAGACAGCTTTCAAAACTcgttatgggcattatgagtttcttgttatgcctttcgggttaaccaacgcaccagctgcttttatggacctcATGAATAGGGTGTTCAAACCCTATTTGGACAACTTTGTTATTATATTTATCAataatattctggtgtattctcgTAGTTAGGAAGAACATAAGGAGCATTTGAAGATTGTATAACAAACTTTAAGAAACAAGCAATTGTATGCCAAGTTGAGTAAATGTGAGTTATGGCTTGATAGAGTCATCTTCTTAGGACATGTTATTTCAGCAGAGGGAGTATTTGTTGATCCTAAGAATATTGAAGCAGTAGTCAAATGGGATCCTACGACTAATGCTACAGAGGTTAGGAGTTTCTTGGGATTAGCAAGGTACTACAGGCATTTTGTCCAAGATTTCTACatcattgcagcaccattgacaAAATTGCTTagaaagaatgcaaagtttgatggacAAAAGAATGCCAAGAGAGTTTTGAGAAGCTTAAGGCATGTTTAACTTTAGTTCCAGTTCTTACTCTACCTTCGGGAGTAGGCGAATTTATTgtgtatagtgatgcttctcgcaAGAGGTTAGGTTGTATTCTGATGCAACATGGGAAGATAATAGCTTATACTTCTAGGCAACTTAGACCATATGAATTAAATTATCCTACTCATGACCTAAACTTAGCTACAGTGGTTTTTGCTTTGAACACATGGAGGCATTACCTTTATGGTGAGACTTGTTAGATTTATACAAATCATAAGAGCTTAAAATATCTCCTCACacaaaaagaattgaatttgaggcaaagaAGATGGATCGAATTActtaaggactatgattgcaccattgaATATCATCCAGACAAGGCTAAAGTGGTAGCTGATGCCCTTAATTGAAAGTCCCTTGGTAATTTAACATATGTTAAAACTGTTAGACTTCCATTATTATTAGAGTTTTGATCTCTAAGAGAAAAGTTAGCAATGGATAATTCAAGGGCATTGTTAGCAACTCTAAAAGTTAGACCAGTATTGGTGGAAAGGGTTAGAGAAACTCAAAGTCGAGATGAGCAATTAAACAAGATCATCAATGAGGTGAGAAATGACACTCATTTAGATTTTTCTCTTGGTGAAGATGGGACTTTAATGTTTGATGGCAGGTTATGTATACCTAGTGTGGAAAACCTAAAAAGAGAGATAATGGAAGAGGCTCACTGTTCTGCCTATTCTATGTGTTCGAGTAGCACTAAGATGTATCAGGATCTTAGAGAAAATtattggtggccaggtatgaaaaaGTAAATAGCAGAAATTGTTTCAAGGTGCTTGGTATGCTAACAAGTTAAGGCAGAGCATCAGTATCCAGTGGGGAAGTTGCGGCCACTTCCTattccagaatggaagtgggagcatattactatggattttgtttctAGATTACCTTATACTCCACGTTTGGGTAATAATTGATAGATTAACGAAATCAACACACTTTTTGCTTGTAAGGATGGATTATTCTTTAGATAATTTAGCAGAGATTTATGTCAATGAAATTGTGAAACTCCATGGCGCTCAAGTTTCTATTGTTTCAGATAAagatccaaggtttacatctCGATTTTGGCCTAGTTTGTAGAATGCTTTAGGAACTAAAATGAAGTTTAGTACTTCCTTCCATCCACAAATAGACGGTTAATCTGAATGAACTATTCAGACTCTAGAAGACATGCTTAGGGCATGTGTAATAGAGTTTGCTTAAAATAATAGTTATCATGCTAGTCTTGGAATGGCTccttatgaggcattatatggaaggagatgtagaaccccagtgcGTTGGACTAAAGGAATGGAAAGAAAACTAAAGGGTCCAGAAATGGTATAGCAAACTATGGATAAAATCCGAATGATAAAGAGTAGGTTAAAAGCAGCACAAGATAGgcaaaagagttatgcagatttgaaaagaagagatattgagtataatGTCGGTGATAAGGTATTCTTAAAGATTTCTCCTTGGAAGGGAATTGTACGCTTTGGTAAGCGTGGAAAGTTAAGTCCTCGGTTTATAGGTTCTTACGAGATTATAGAGAGGATCATACTAGTTGCTTATCgcttagcattacctccagagttatcaCAAATCCATGATGTCTTTCAAGTATCCATGTTAAGAAGTCTCATATTCTCCAGAAGCAACCAATCGAGTTGAGAGAAGATctaacatatgaggaagaaccagtGGAGGTCATTGATAGAGAAGAGAAAGTCTTGAGGAACAAAGCAATTCCTTTTGTTAAAATTCATTGGAGCAATCATTCAAagaaagaagctacttgggaaagaGAAGAGGATATGCGAGCTCAGTACCCACACTTGTTTGTGTTGTTAGGTATGTAAATTTAGAGGACGGAATTTTTTTTTAGGAGGAGGAAATTGTAAGGCCCAGCCAAGTAGCCCAACCCATGAAACCAAATTAGAGGGCCCATAAAAATATAACTCTAGAatttgtatttatatatatatatgtgtaaaaaaaaaaaaaaaaagaacagaaCAAGGCAGTCAGGTAGTAGAACAAGGGAGGAGATATTCACACACTCCATAGCCAAATTTCACTTTGATCCCTCCATCTTCAACCCAAACTTCTTCCTTATCCTTTCTTTTACATCCAAATCACTCAATTACACCCATAAATCCATAAAAACCTTAGCTAAAACTCATTTCTTCCCACAATAGCACAACTTAAGTTTTAATAGGTaagttcttcttctttttcttgtgaAATATTAAGCTTAAGTTAACTtcctttattatttaattgtgatTTCTATGGAAAAAGAAATTGAGGGAGGCAAGTTTAGGATAAAGATTTGTGGTAAAATTGATATTGAAGTAAGGGTTTCTATGGATTAATTTCAAGGAAATTCAAAGctaaaatatatatacatatatattaggTATTTTTAAGAGGTGAATATCAAGAATTATTCAATTATGAGAATTAAGTTTAGGTTCTTTAAGTCCTAAATATTTGGTTGAGAGTGAAGAAATTAGAATATAGAATTTGTCGATTTTGGAGTTATGAATGAATATTGATTATATTTATGTGAGCAAGAATTCTAAAGTTATTGTTGGAAGAAAATTTAGTATGAAGTGTTAAGAAGGAGAAAAATATTATTATGGggggatagaaaaaaaaaataaagagagaaaaGGGTGGAATTAATTATGGATGTATTATGTAGGGCTTGGAGGGGGATTTTAAATTATTGTTGAATGTGTTGTGGCTTGTGAAGAATTGGTTGAGTTCTTGGAATTTTAGAAGACATCTGATTTATACCGAAATGCCaccgaattttttttttttttgaattttagatAAATAAATCATGCATTTCACCCTCACATCTTTCATCTTCAGGATTTAAAATTCTTTTTCTTAATGTATTACTTTTCCCTACACTTTTAGGAGATGACCCAGCTCCTGTTGTAGATACTAAGGGTGCTCCAGTGGTCTAGGCTTCATTAGTCTTTAGTACAGGTGAGTGGATAAGTATTTAACACTGATAATTTTTATTCAATGTATTTTTATCtatgttattttttctttatgcAAAAATGGGCATGAATAATGGTAATTATGTGTTTATTTATTAAATGAAATGAGATTTAGAAGCACAGCTGAGTAAATGACTGAATAC
This is a stretch of genomic DNA from Hevea brasiliensis isolate MT/VB/25A 57/8 chromosome 12, ASM3005281v1, whole genome shotgun sequence. It encodes these proteins:
- the LOC131171116 gene encoding uncharacterized protein LOC131171116, producing the protein MKKPPAGVYELDAMSMFNAKFDALTRKMDKLSMKVDSPIGGSSHTEDVGAGNIHCINDFPSYSKAQGKLLSQPENPREYCNAVILRSGKIVGEEEIDEVEEEKKKEDKDKNEFTSNHDEVNEEANKKKEVEKEEEEKYVPPPPYKPPLLYTQRFQKAKLDKQFGKFLEVLKKLYINIPFIDVISQMPSYVKFLKEILSNKRRLDDYETLALTKECSALLQNKLPPKLKEPGSFSIPCHIGETSIEKALCDLGASVSLMPLSICEKLKVGDLKPTTISLQLANRSIKYPVEILENVPLKGGKFFIPVDFAVLEMEEDVRTPIILGRPFLATAGANIDVKNGKLKLKVGEEEIEFNLFQDSKESAVSTQSTTYATNAPRSVFNWKGIAGASGGIRGASVGAIGGAPTSGIGGDTVVTDGTGDGGAARYAPDTTS